Proteins from a genomic interval of Drosophila melanogaster chromosome 2R:
- the Aldh-III gene encoding aldehyde dehydrogenase type III, isoform E: protein MANFDDTLQRARLAFSSGKTRNVSFRRKQLENLLRCYEEHENEIISALEADLRRPKQESLIVETEFMKNDIRHILFQLDEWVQSEKPPKSFVNMMDDVQIYNDPFGVVLVIGAWNYPLQLLLVPVASAIAAGNCVVIKPSEIAANCAKFIADVIPKYLDNDCYPVVCGGPSETAELLNQRFDYIFYTGSTRVGKIIHAAANKYLTPTTLELGGKSPCYIDKSVDMRTAVKRILWGKLINCGQTCIAPDYILCSKEVQEKFIVEAKDVLKEWYGENIQSSPDLSRVINANNFQRLLGLMKSGRVAVGGNYDASERFIEPTILVDVKETDPIMEEEIFGPILPIFNVESAYDAIKFINAREKPLVIYVFSNSNKLVKEFRRSTTSGGFSSNETIMHCGVDVLPFGGVGMSGMGRYHGKYGFETFTHKKSCLGKDLSPLGEKLSSARYPPYSDRKGSLLSFLLRKRRPLPNLHLSHVLAIGLGVGLTVLTNYYLQKSSTD from the exons ACGCAAGCAGCTGGAGAATTTGCTGCGTTGCTATGAGGAGCACGAGAACGAGATCATCAGCGCCTTGGAGGCGGATCTGCGACGTCCCAAGCAGGAGAGCCTCATCGTGGAAACGGAATTCATGAAGAACGACATCAGGCACATCCTATTCCAGCTCGACGAGTGGGTGCAGTCGGAGAAG CCGCCCAAGTCGTTTGTGAACATGATGGACGACGTCCAGATCTACAATGACCCCTTCGGAGTGGTTCTGGTGATCGGCGCCTGGAACTAcccgctgcagctgctgctcgtGCCAGTGGCTTCCGCCATCGCCGCCGGAAACTGTGTGGTGATCAAGCCCAGCGAGATTGCCGCCAACTGCGCCAAGTTCATTGCCGATGTCATTCCAAAATATTTGGATAAT GATTGCTATCCAGTTGTCTGCGGTGGACCCAGCGAAACGGCGGAGCTGCTCAACCAGCGTTTCGACTACATCTTCTACACGGGCTCCACGCGCGTAGGCAAGATTATCCACGCCGCGGCCAACAAGTACTTGACCCCCACCACCTTGGAGCTGGGTGGCAAAAG CCCCTGCTACATTGACAAATCTGTGGACATGCGCACTGCGGTCAAGCGCATCCTGTGGGGCAAGCTGATTAACTGCGGACAGACCTGCATCGCTCCGGACTACATCCTCTGCTCCAAGGAGGTGCAGGAGAAGTTCATCGTGGAGGCCAAGGACGTGCTGAAGGAATGGTACGGCGAGAATATCCAGAGCAGTCCGGATCTAAGCCGTGTGATCAACGCCAACAACTTCCA GCGCCTTCTTGGCCTAATGAAGTCCGGCCGCGTGGCCGTCGGAGGTAACTACGATGCCAGCGAGCGTTTCATCGAACCCACCATCTTGGTGGACGTGAAGGAGACCGATCCCATCATGGAGGAGGAGATCTTCGGCCCCATCTTGCCCATCTTCAATGTGGAGAGTGCCTACGATGCCATCAAGTTCATCAATGCCAG AGAAAAGCCGCTTGTAATTTACGTGTTCTCCAACTCGAATAAGCTAGTTAAGGAGTTCAGGCGGAGCACCACCAGCGGCGGATTCTCCAGCAACGAAACCATAATGCACTGTGGAG TTGATGTGCTGCCCTTCGGAGGCGTCGGCATGAGCGGCATGGGCAGATATCATGGAAAGTACGGCTTCGAGACCTTCACGCACAAGAAATCTTGCCTGGGCAAGGACTTATCCCCGTTGGGCGAGAAGTTGTCATC AGCTCGGTACCCACCCTACTCGGACCGCAAGGGATCGCTGCTCTCGTTCCTGCTGCGCAAGCGCCGTCCGCTGCCCAACCTGCATCTGAGCCACGTGCTGGCCATCGGACTGGGAGTCGGATTGACGGTGCTGACCAACTACTACCTACAG AAAAGCTCAACTGATTAA
- the Aldh-III gene encoding aldehyde dehydrogenase type III, isoform R yields MANFDDTLQRARLAFSSGKTRNVSFRRKQLENLLRCYEEHENEIISALEADLRRPKQESLIVETEFMKNDIRHILFQLDEWVQSEKPPKSFVNMMDDVQIYNDPFGVVLVIGAWNYPLQLLLVPVASAIAAGNCVVIKPSEIAANCAKFIADVIPKYLDNDCYPVVCGGPSETAELLNQRFDYIFYTGSTRVGKIIHAAANKYLTPTTLELGGKSPCYIDKSVDMRTAVKRILWGKLINCGQTCIAPDYILCSKEVQEKFIVEAKDVLKEWYGENIQSSPDLSRVINANNFQRLLGLMKSGRVAVGGNYDASERFIEPTILVDVKETDPIMEEEIFGPILPIFNVESAYDAIKFINARESPLVLYIFTPTAEVQNLFINGTQSGGLCVNDTIMHYAVDVLPFGGVGMSGMGRYHGKYGFETFTHKKSCLGKDLSPLGEKLSSARYPPYSDRKGSLLSFLLRKRRPLPNLHLSHVLAIGLGVGLTVLTNYYLQKSSTD; encoded by the exons ACGCAAGCAGCTGGAGAATTTGCTGCGTTGCTATGAGGAGCACGAGAACGAGATCATCAGCGCCTTGGAGGCGGATCTGCGACGTCCCAAGCAGGAGAGCCTCATCGTGGAAACGGAATTCATGAAGAACGACATCAGGCACATCCTATTCCAGCTCGACGAGTGGGTGCAGTCGGAGAAG CCGCCCAAGTCGTTTGTGAACATGATGGACGACGTCCAGATCTACAATGACCCCTTCGGAGTGGTTCTGGTGATCGGCGCCTGGAACTAcccgctgcagctgctgctcgtGCCAGTGGCTTCCGCCATCGCCGCCGGAAACTGTGTGGTGATCAAGCCCAGCGAGATTGCCGCCAACTGCGCCAAGTTCATTGCCGATGTCATTCCAAAATATTTGGATAAT GATTGCTATCCAGTTGTCTGCGGTGGACCCAGCGAAACGGCGGAGCTGCTCAACCAGCGTTTCGACTACATCTTCTACACGGGCTCCACGCGCGTAGGCAAGATTATCCACGCCGCGGCCAACAAGTACTTGACCCCCACCACCTTGGAGCTGGGTGGCAAAAG CCCCTGCTACATTGACAAATCTGTGGACATGCGCACTGCGGTCAAGCGCATCCTGTGGGGCAAGCTGATTAACTGCGGACAGACCTGCATCGCTCCGGACTACATCCTCTGCTCCAAGGAGGTGCAGGAGAAGTTCATCGTGGAGGCCAAGGACGTGCTGAAGGAATGGTACGGCGAGAATATCCAGAGCAGTCCGGATCTAAGCCGTGTGATCAACGCCAACAACTTCCA GCGCCTTCTTGGCCTAATGAAGTCCGGCCGCGTGGCCGTCGGAGGTAACTACGATGCCAGCGAGCGTTTCATCGAACCCACCATCTTGGTGGACGTGAAGGAGACCGATCCCATCATGGAGGAGGAGATCTTCGGCCCCATCTTGCCCATCTTCAATGTGGAGAGTGCCTACGATGCCATCAAGTTCATCAATGCCAG AGAGAGTCCACTTGTCCTGTACATTTTCACGCCGACAGCAGAGGTTCAGAATCTGTTCATAAACGGCACCCAGTCGGGCGGACTGTGCGTGAACGACACGATAATGCACTATGCCG TTGATGTGCTGCCCTTCGGAGGCGTCGGCATGAGCGGCATGGGCAGATATCATGGAAAGTACGGCTTCGAGACCTTCACGCACAAGAAATCTTGCCTGGGCAAGGACTTATCCCCGTTGGGCGAGAAGTTGTCATC AGCTCGGTACCCACCCTACTCGGACCGCAAGGGATCGCTGCTCTCGTTCCTGCTGCGCAAGCGCCGTCCGCTGCCCAACCTGCATCTGAGCCACGTGCTGGCCATCGGACTGGGAGTCGGATTGACGGTGCTGACCAACTACTACCTACAG AAAAGCTCAACTGATTAA
- the Aldh-III gene encoding aldehyde dehydrogenase type III, isoform M, whose translation MANFDDTLQRARLAFSSGKTRNVSFRRKQLENLLRCYEEHENEIISALEADLRRPKQESLIVETEFMKNDIRHILFQLDEWVQSEKPPKSFVNMMDDVQIYNDPFGVVLVIGAWNYPLQLLLVPVASAIAAGNCVVIKPSEIAANCAKFIADVIPKYLDNDCYPVVCGGPSETAELLNQRFDYIFYTGSTRVGKIIHAAANKYLTPTTLELGGKSPCYIDKSVDMRTAVKRILWGKLINCGQTCIAPDYILCSKEVQEKFIVEAKDVLKEWYGENIQSSPDLSRVINANNFQRLLGLMKSGRVAVGGNYDASERFIEPTILVDVKETDPIMEEEIFGPILPIFNVESAYDAIKFINARESPLVLYIFTPTAEVQNLFINGTQSGGLCVNDTIMHYAVDVLPFGGVGMSGMGRYHGKYGFETFTHKKSCLGKDLSPLGEKLSSARYPPYSDRKGSLLSFLLRKRRPLPNLHLSHVLAIGLGVGLTVLTNYYLQGKLLSK comes from the exons ACGCAAGCAGCTGGAGAATTTGCTGCGTTGCTATGAGGAGCACGAGAACGAGATCATCAGCGCCTTGGAGGCGGATCTGCGACGTCCCAAGCAGGAGAGCCTCATCGTGGAAACGGAATTCATGAAGAACGACATCAGGCACATCCTATTCCAGCTCGACGAGTGGGTGCAGTCGGAGAAG CCGCCCAAGTCGTTTGTGAACATGATGGACGACGTCCAGATCTACAATGACCCCTTCGGAGTGGTTCTGGTGATCGGCGCCTGGAACTAcccgctgcagctgctgctcgtGCCAGTGGCTTCCGCCATCGCCGCCGGAAACTGTGTGGTGATCAAGCCCAGCGAGATTGCCGCCAACTGCGCCAAGTTCATTGCCGATGTCATTCCAAAATATTTGGATAAT GATTGCTATCCAGTTGTCTGCGGTGGACCCAGCGAAACGGCGGAGCTGCTCAACCAGCGTTTCGACTACATCTTCTACACGGGCTCCACGCGCGTAGGCAAGATTATCCACGCCGCGGCCAACAAGTACTTGACCCCCACCACCTTGGAGCTGGGTGGCAAAAG CCCCTGCTACATTGACAAATCTGTGGACATGCGCACTGCGGTCAAGCGCATCCTGTGGGGCAAGCTGATTAACTGCGGACAGACCTGCATCGCTCCGGACTACATCCTCTGCTCCAAGGAGGTGCAGGAGAAGTTCATCGTGGAGGCCAAGGACGTGCTGAAGGAATGGTACGGCGAGAATATCCAGAGCAGTCCGGATCTAAGCCGTGTGATCAACGCCAACAACTTCCA GCGCCTTCTTGGCCTAATGAAGTCCGGCCGCGTGGCCGTCGGAGGTAACTACGATGCCAGCGAGCGTTTCATCGAACCCACCATCTTGGTGGACGTGAAGGAGACCGATCCCATCATGGAGGAGGAGATCTTCGGCCCCATCTTGCCCATCTTCAATGTGGAGAGTGCCTACGATGCCATCAAGTTCATCAATGCCAG AGAGAGTCCACTTGTCCTGTACATTTTCACGCCGACAGCAGAGGTTCAGAATCTGTTCATAAACGGCACCCAGTCGGGCGGACTGTGCGTGAACGACACGATAATGCACTATGCCG TTGATGTGCTGCCCTTCGGAGGCGTCGGCATGAGCGGCATGGGCAGATATCATGGAAAGTACGGCTTCGAGACCTTCACGCACAAGAAATCTTGCCTGGGCAAGGACTTATCCCCGTTGGGCGAGAAGTTGTCATC AGCTCGGTACCCACCCTACTCGGACCGCAAGGGATCGCTGCTCTCGTTCCTGCTGCGCAAGCGCCGTCCGCTGCCCAACCTGCATCTGAGCCACGTGCTGGCCATCGGACTGGGAGTCGGATTGACGGTGCTGACCAACTACTACCTACAG GGCAAGCTGTTGTCGAAGTAG
- the Aldh-III gene encoding aldehyde dehydrogenase type III, isoform U, which translates to MANFDDTLQRARLAFSSGKTRNVSFRRKQLENLLRCYEEHENEIISALEADLRRPKQESLIVETEFMKNDIRHILFQLDEWVQSEKPPKSFVNMMDDVQIYNDPFGVVLVIGAWNYPLQLLLVPVASAIAAGNCVVIKPSEIAANCAKFIADVIPKYLDNDCYPVVCGGPSETAELLNQRFDYIFYTGSTRVGKIIHAAANKYLTPTTLELGGKSPCYIDKSVDMRTAVKRILWGKLINCGQTCIAPDYILCSKEVQEKFIVEAKDVLKEWYGENIQSSPDLSRVINANNFQRLLGLMKSGRVAVGGNYDASERFIEPTILVDVKETDPIMEEEIFGPILPIFNVESAYDAIKFINAREKPLVIYVFSNSNKLVKEFRRSTTSGGFSSNETIMHCGVDVLPFGGVGMSGMGRYHGKYGFETFTHKKSCLGKDLSPLGEKLSSARYPPYSDRKGSLLSFLLRKRRPLPNLHLSHVLAIGLGVGLTVLTNYYLQVRKGKLLSK; encoded by the exons ACGCAAGCAGCTGGAGAATTTGCTGCGTTGCTATGAGGAGCACGAGAACGAGATCATCAGCGCCTTGGAGGCGGATCTGCGACGTCCCAAGCAGGAGAGCCTCATCGTGGAAACGGAATTCATGAAGAACGACATCAGGCACATCCTATTCCAGCTCGACGAGTGGGTGCAGTCGGAGAAG CCGCCCAAGTCGTTTGTGAACATGATGGACGACGTCCAGATCTACAATGACCCCTTCGGAGTGGTTCTGGTGATCGGCGCCTGGAACTAcccgctgcagctgctgctcgtGCCAGTGGCTTCCGCCATCGCCGCCGGAAACTGTGTGGTGATCAAGCCCAGCGAGATTGCCGCCAACTGCGCCAAGTTCATTGCCGATGTCATTCCAAAATATTTGGATAAT GATTGCTATCCAGTTGTCTGCGGTGGACCCAGCGAAACGGCGGAGCTGCTCAACCAGCGTTTCGACTACATCTTCTACACGGGCTCCACGCGCGTAGGCAAGATTATCCACGCCGCGGCCAACAAGTACTTGACCCCCACCACCTTGGAGCTGGGTGGCAAAAG CCCCTGCTACATTGACAAATCTGTGGACATGCGCACTGCGGTCAAGCGCATCCTGTGGGGCAAGCTGATTAACTGCGGACAGACCTGCATCGCTCCGGACTACATCCTCTGCTCCAAGGAGGTGCAGGAGAAGTTCATCGTGGAGGCCAAGGACGTGCTGAAGGAATGGTACGGCGAGAATATCCAGAGCAGTCCGGATCTAAGCCGTGTGATCAACGCCAACAACTTCCA GCGCCTTCTTGGCCTAATGAAGTCCGGCCGCGTGGCCGTCGGAGGTAACTACGATGCCAGCGAGCGTTTCATCGAACCCACCATCTTGGTGGACGTGAAGGAGACCGATCCCATCATGGAGGAGGAGATCTTCGGCCCCATCTTGCCCATCTTCAATGTGGAGAGTGCCTACGATGCCATCAAGTTCATCAATGCCAG AGAAAAGCCGCTTGTAATTTACGTGTTCTCCAACTCGAATAAGCTAGTTAAGGAGTTCAGGCGGAGCACCACCAGCGGCGGATTCTCCAGCAACGAAACCATAATGCACTGTGGAG TTGATGTGCTGCCCTTCGGAGGCGTCGGCATGAGCGGCATGGGCAGATATCATGGAAAGTACGGCTTCGAGACCTTCACGCACAAGAAATCTTGCCTGGGCAAGGACTTATCCCCGTTGGGCGAGAAGTTGTCATC AGCTCGGTACCCACCCTACTCGGACCGCAAGGGATCGCTGCTCTCGTTCCTGCTGCGCAAGCGCCGTCCGCTGCCCAACCTGCATCTGAGCCACGTGCTGGCCATCGGACTGGGAGTCGGATTGACGGTGCTGACCAACTACTACCTACAGGTAAGGAAG GGCAAGCTGTTGTCGAAGTAG
- the Aldh-III gene encoding aldehyde dehydrogenase type III, isoform S → MANFDDTLQRARLAFSSGKTRNVSFRRKQLENLLRCYEEHENEIISALEADLRRPKQESLIVETEFMKNDIRHILFQLDEWVQSEKPPKSFVNMMDDVQIYNDPFGVVLVIGAWNYPLQLLLVPVASAIAAGNCVVIKPSEIAANCAKFIADVIPKYLDNDCYPVVCGGPSETAELLNQRFDYIFYTGSTRVGKIIHAAANKYLTPTTLELGGKSPCYIDKSVDMRTAVKRILWGKLINCGQTCIAPDYILCSKEVQEKFIVEAKDVLKEWYGENIQSSPDLSRVINANNFQRLLGLMKSGRVAVGGNYDASERFIEPTILVDVKETDPIMEEEIFGPILPIFNVESAYDAIKFINAREKPLVIYVFSNSNKLVKEFRRSTTSGGFSSNETIMHCGVDVLPFGGVGMSGMGRYHGKYGFETFTHKKSCLGKDLSPLGEKLSSARYPPYSDRKGSLLSFLLRKRRPLPNLHLSHVLAIGLGVGLTVLTNYYLQGKLLSK, encoded by the exons ACGCAAGCAGCTGGAGAATTTGCTGCGTTGCTATGAGGAGCACGAGAACGAGATCATCAGCGCCTTGGAGGCGGATCTGCGACGTCCCAAGCAGGAGAGCCTCATCGTGGAAACGGAATTCATGAAGAACGACATCAGGCACATCCTATTCCAGCTCGACGAGTGGGTGCAGTCGGAGAAG CCGCCCAAGTCGTTTGTGAACATGATGGACGACGTCCAGATCTACAATGACCCCTTCGGAGTGGTTCTGGTGATCGGCGCCTGGAACTAcccgctgcagctgctgctcgtGCCAGTGGCTTCCGCCATCGCCGCCGGAAACTGTGTGGTGATCAAGCCCAGCGAGATTGCCGCCAACTGCGCCAAGTTCATTGCCGATGTCATTCCAAAATATTTGGATAAT GATTGCTATCCAGTTGTCTGCGGTGGACCCAGCGAAACGGCGGAGCTGCTCAACCAGCGTTTCGACTACATCTTCTACACGGGCTCCACGCGCGTAGGCAAGATTATCCACGCCGCGGCCAACAAGTACTTGACCCCCACCACCTTGGAGCTGGGTGGCAAAAG CCCCTGCTACATTGACAAATCTGTGGACATGCGCACTGCGGTCAAGCGCATCCTGTGGGGCAAGCTGATTAACTGCGGACAGACCTGCATCGCTCCGGACTACATCCTCTGCTCCAAGGAGGTGCAGGAGAAGTTCATCGTGGAGGCCAAGGACGTGCTGAAGGAATGGTACGGCGAGAATATCCAGAGCAGTCCGGATCTAAGCCGTGTGATCAACGCCAACAACTTCCA GCGCCTTCTTGGCCTAATGAAGTCCGGCCGCGTGGCCGTCGGAGGTAACTACGATGCCAGCGAGCGTTTCATCGAACCCACCATCTTGGTGGACGTGAAGGAGACCGATCCCATCATGGAGGAGGAGATCTTCGGCCCCATCTTGCCCATCTTCAATGTGGAGAGTGCCTACGATGCCATCAAGTTCATCAATGCCAG AGAAAAGCCGCTTGTAATTTACGTGTTCTCCAACTCGAATAAGCTAGTTAAGGAGTTCAGGCGGAGCACCACCAGCGGCGGATTCTCCAGCAACGAAACCATAATGCACTGTGGAG TTGATGTGCTGCCCTTCGGAGGCGTCGGCATGAGCGGCATGGGCAGATATCATGGAAAGTACGGCTTCGAGACCTTCACGCACAAGAAATCTTGCCTGGGCAAGGACTTATCCCCGTTGGGCGAGAAGTTGTCATC AGCTCGGTACCCACCCTACTCGGACCGCAAGGGATCGCTGCTCTCGTTCCTGCTGCGCAAGCGCCGTCCGCTGCCCAACCTGCATCTGAGCCACGTGCTGGCCATCGGACTGGGAGTCGGATTGACGGTGCTGACCAACTACTACCTACAG GGCAAGCTGTTGTCGAAGTAG